A region of Necator americanus strain Aroian chromosome I, whole genome shotgun sequence DNA encodes the following proteins:
- a CDS encoding hypothetical protein (NECATOR_CHRI.G1868.T1) has product MAHASGSVRMLDDDEIDLPKSEWFHIVLAALVITICFNITVLSYRYFAIIRREKLDRMNKSKEMITETWYLEKEVIKKEAENRRKKREAEKKKLI; this is encoded by the exons ATGGCG CATGCCTCTGGCTCTGTTCGAATGTTGGATGATGATGAGATCGATCTGCCAAAAAGTGAATGGTTTCATATTGTTTTGGCAGCTTTAGTGATCACAATATGTTTCAACATAACCGTTCTTTCTTACAG ATACTTTGCCATAATTCGCCGAGAAAAATTGGATAGAATGAATAAAAGCAAGGAAATGATTACG GAAACATGGTATCTTGAAAAAGAGGTGATTAAGAAGGAAGCTGAGAACCGCCGCAAGAAGAgagaagctgagaagaaaaagcttATTTAG